Proteins from a genomic interval of Desulfofustis limnaeus:
- a CDS encoding cysteine hydrolase family protein: MISALLLIDIQNDYFPGGAMELVGSTEAANEAAKVLAAFRRKGLPIIHVQHLSTRPGATFFLPGTAGSAIHQTVEPAAEETVIGKHFPNSFRDTTLLENLRSRQVQHLVIVGMMTHMCVDATVRAAFDLGFSCTLVHDACATRDLVFKQQTIPARQVHGAFLAALGAVYAQISSAGEFCAHVA, translated from the coding sequence ATGATCTCTGCACTGTTGCTCATCGATATTCAGAACGATTATTTCCCCGGTGGCGCCATGGAGTTGGTCGGCAGCACCGAAGCCGCCAACGAGGCCGCCAAGGTACTGGCGGCCTTTCGCCGGAAGGGATTGCCGATCATCCATGTACAGCATCTATCGACTCGTCCGGGCGCCACGTTTTTTCTGCCGGGCACTGCGGGCTCAGCCATCCACCAAACGGTTGAACCGGCTGCCGAAGAGACGGTGATCGGCAAACATTTTCCCAACTCGTTCCGGGATACCACATTGCTCGAAAACCTGCGCAGCAGACAGGTGCAGCACCTGGTCATTGTCGGCATGATGACCCACATGTGTGTCGATGCGACGGTCCGGGCCGCTTTTGATCTGGGTTTTTCCTGCACCTTGGTGCATGACGCCTGCGCCACCCGGGATCTCGTATTCAAACAGCAGACCATCCCGGCACGGCAGGTGCACGGTGCTTTTCTCGCCGCCCTGGGCGCGGTCTATGCGCAGATAAGCAGCGCCGGCGAGTTCTGCGCTCACGTGGCATGA
- a CDS encoding PaaI family thioesterase produces the protein MTDRKPRDKSFQDFYPPSYSHCYGCGTANAHGLHIRSFWDGEESLAVFRPQPYHLAFPGYVYGGLLASLIDCHCVGTAAAAAYREEGRKPGSEPAFRYVTGSLQVDFLKPTPLGPPLHIRARVEEIAGRKTVLSATVTADSVITVRGRVVAVRIPENLVTEHAP, from the coding sequence GTGACGGACCGAAAACCAAGAGATAAATCGTTTCAGGACTTCTACCCACCATCCTATAGCCATTGCTACGGTTGCGGCACCGCCAATGCCCACGGCCTGCACATCAGAAGCTTCTGGGATGGAGAGGAATCGCTGGCCGTATTCCGGCCACAGCCCTATCACCTCGCCTTTCCCGGCTACGTCTACGGCGGTCTGCTGGCCTCGCTCATCGATTGCCACTGCGTCGGCACCGCAGCCGCCGCGGCCTATCGTGAGGAGGGGCGGAAGCCGGGCAGTGAACCGGCCTTTCGTTACGTGACCGGCTCACTGCAGGTTGATTTTCTCAAACCAACCCCTCTTGGCCCGCCCTTGCACATCCGGGCCCGAGTGGAAGAGATCGCGGGCCGCAAGACCGTGTTGAGCGCCACGGTTACCGCCGATTCGGTAATCACCGTCCGCGGTCGGGTGGTGGCAGTGCGCATCCCTGAAAACCTGGTGACCGAACACGCACCCTGA
- a CDS encoding sensor domain-containing diguanylate cyclase translates to MIETYDFLSRVIDAITEHIVVIDAQGAIVYANRSWDAFARENNCLILGDDWRQVNYLTVCDESAMMGDQFGHLAAIGIRHVISGARDLFYLEYPCHSPQMKRWFMMRVTPFTAGETSYFVVSHQNITERKLAEEQVLNTSRLDGLTGIANRRYFDEFLEQEGKRCARLNLPISLILLDIDHFKLLNDTYGHLAGDECLKSLGTVLQRFTNRPGDLCARYGGEEFAVVYGNTTGRQARYLADKIIEAIRELSIPNEASPTLPIMTASIGVATAYPDARFQQKTLIETADQRLYLAKHQGRNQVIGEEDVVPIGLA, encoded by the coding sequence ATGATCGAAACGTACGATTTTCTCAGCCGCGTCATCGATGCCATCACCGAGCATATAGTCGTCATCGACGCGCAAGGCGCCATCGTCTACGCCAACCGGAGCTGGGACGCGTTCGCTCGGGAAAACAATTGTCTGATCCTCGGCGACGATTGGCGACAGGTGAACTATCTCACGGTCTGCGACGAATCGGCCATGATGGGCGATCAATTCGGCCACCTGGCGGCCATCGGAATCCGCCACGTCATCAGCGGGGCGCGGGACTTGTTTTACCTGGAGTATCCCTGTCACAGTCCGCAGATGAAACGGTGGTTCATGATGCGGGTCACCCCTTTTACCGCGGGTGAGACCAGCTATTTCGTGGTCTCTCATCAGAACATCACCGAGCGGAAGCTGGCCGAGGAACAGGTTCTGAACACCTCCCGCCTCGACGGCCTGACCGGCATCGCCAACCGCCGATACTTCGATGAATTCCTGGAGCAGGAGGGGAAACGGTGCGCCCGGCTCAACCTGCCGATCAGCCTGATCTTACTCGATATCGATCATTTCAAGCTGCTCAACGACACCTACGGCCACCTGGCCGGAGATGAATGTCTCAAATCTCTGGGTACGGTATTGCAGCGATTCACCAACCGCCCCGGCGATCTGTGCGCCCGTTACGGCGGTGAAGAGTTTGCCGTGGTATACGGCAACACGACGGGGCGGCAGGCGCGCTATCTGGCCGATAAGATCATCGAGGCGATTCGGGAACTGAGCATCCCCAACGAGGCATCGCCGACCCTGCCGATCATGACGGCCAGCATCGGTGTGGCAACCGCCTACCCCGATGCACGTTTCCAGCAGAAAACCTTGATCGAGACGGCGGACCAGCGGCTCTATCTGGCCAAACACCAGGGACGCAACCAGGTGATCGGCGAGGAGGATGTTGTTCCGATTGGTTTAGCCTGA
- a CDS encoding aspartate/glutamate racemase family protein, protein MKTIGLLGGMSWESTIGYYRIINEGVKQRLGGFHSAKIALYSVDFEPIEELQRRGNWQAMGDMLAAAARGVEAAGADFLLICTNTMHKVEPQIAGALSIPVLHIADATAAALGRYGITTVGLLGTAFTMEQEFYKDRLSQRHGLTVLVPDPAERQRVHDIIFNELCLGTVKDTSRQIYLDIIDSLAARGAEAVILGCTEIGILVNQDHTEVRLFDTTRIHAEQAVAYALG, encoded by the coding sequence ATGAAGACCATCGGCTTGCTGGGTGGAATGAGTTGGGAGAGCACCATCGGCTATTATCGAATCATCAACGAAGGCGTCAAGCAGCGGCTCGGCGGCTTTCATTCGGCCAAGATCGCCTTGTACAGCGTCGATTTTGAGCCGATCGAGGAACTACAGCGACGCGGGAATTGGCAGGCGATGGGCGACATGCTGGCTGCCGCCGCCCGGGGCGTCGAGGCGGCTGGCGCCGATTTCCTGTTGATCTGCACCAACACCATGCACAAGGTGGAACCGCAGATCGCCGGCGCGCTCTCCATCCCGGTCCTGCATATCGCCGATGCTACCGCCGCAGCGCTCGGTCGGTACGGCATCACGACCGTCGGCCTGCTCGGCACCGCCTTCACCATGGAGCAGGAATTCTACAAGGATCGACTCAGCCAGCGGCACGGGCTCACCGTTCTGGTACCGGACCCGGCGGAGCGACAACGGGTGCACGACATCATCTTCAACGAACTCTGCCTCGGTACGGTCAAGGACACCTCCCGCCAGATCTATCTCGATATCATCGATTCGCTGGCGGCACGGGGTGCCGAGGCGGTGATTCTCGGTTGTACCGAGATCGGCATACTGGTAAACCAAGACCATACGGAGGTACGATTGTTCGACACCACCAGGATCCATGCCGAACAGGCAGTGGCTTATGCCCTCGGGTAG
- a CDS encoding LysE family translocator has protein sequence MNTELWIAYLLATTLILVIPGPTIILVISQAVAHGRRSVIPLAAGVVCGDLAAMTGSLLGLGAIMSASATLFMICKWIGALYLFYLGITLWRPAPKGCEDPATATPAPTHSLFRRSFVVTALNPKSIAFFVAFLPQFVDRHLPMLPQLLLLGGSFLVLALLNALLYALFASQLREFITQPPVRRWFERCGGTALIGAGIFTAGMQRTS, from the coding sequence ATGAATACGGAGTTGTGGATCGCCTACCTCCTGGCGACAACGCTCATTCTCGTCATTCCCGGGCCAACCATTATTCTGGTGATCAGCCAGGCGGTCGCCCATGGACGCCGTTCGGTGATTCCCCTGGCAGCCGGCGTCGTTTGCGGTGATCTGGCAGCCATGACCGGCTCGCTGCTGGGGCTTGGAGCGATCATGAGCGCTTCGGCAACGCTGTTCATGATCTGCAAGTGGATCGGGGCCCTCTATCTGTTCTATCTGGGCATCACCTTATGGAGGCCGGCGCCGAAGGGCTGCGAGGATCCGGCGACAGCGACGCCTGCTCCGACCCACTCGCTCTTCCGCCGATCTTTTGTGGTTACCGCACTCAACCCGAAGAGCATCGCTTTTTTCGTCGCTTTTCTGCCGCAATTCGTTGACCGGCATCTTCCCATGTTGCCCCAGCTACTCCTGCTCGGCGGATCCTTCCTGGTTCTGGCTCTGCTCAATGCCCTCTTGTATGCCCTGTTTGCCAGCCAGTTGCGGGAGTTCATCACCCAACCGCCGGTCCGTCGCTGGTTCGAGCGCTGCGGCGGAACAGCTCTGATCGGCGCCGGCATCTTCACCGCCGGCATGCAGCGGACCTCCTGA
- a CDS encoding lipocalin family protein translates to MHQEIACYDETGRGKAVKTAKRLFLLFLLPFINGCVGIPAGVEPVGDFELERYLGTWYEIARLDHSFERGLNNVSAQYSRRDDGGVRVLNRGYSAADQSWQEAEGRAYFVDSPSLGYLKVSFFGLFYGSYIIFELDREHYHYALVCGPDTSYLWILARRPELAERVKQSLTARAAAAGFDVSRLIWVEHDVQAADPAVRTP, encoded by the coding sequence ATGCACCAGGAGATAGCGTGTTATGACGAGACAGGAAGAGGTAAGGCGGTGAAAACGGCGAAGCGTCTCTTTTTGTTGTTCCTGCTGCCTTTTATCAACGGGTGTGTCGGCATCCCCGCCGGGGTGGAGCCGGTTGGTGATTTCGAACTTGAGCGCTACCTCGGCACCTGGTACGAGATCGCCCGCCTCGATCATTCATTTGAGCGCGGCCTGAACAATGTTTCCGCGCAGTACAGTCGCCGTGACGATGGTGGCGTGCGGGTGCTGAATCGGGGCTATTCCGCTGCCGACCAGAGCTGGCAGGAAGCGGAAGGGCGGGCCTATTTTGTCGACTCACCCTCCCTTGGCTATCTGAAGGTATCTTTTTTCGGTCTGTTTTACGGCTCCTATATCATTTTCGAACTCGATAGGGAGCATTATCACTATGCGCTGGTCTGCGGTCCCGACACCTCATACCTGTGGATCCTGGCCCGCCGGCCGGAACTGGCGGAGAGGGTCAAGCAGTCGTTGACTGCTCGGGCGGCGGCAGCCGGTTTCGATGTCAGCCGGTTGATCTGGGTGGAGCACGATGTTCAGGCGGCGGACCCTGCGGTGAGAACGCCGTGA